TATGCCCGCTTCGAAGATCCCGAAGAGCGTATCGGCGCAATGATCATCGATGCCGCGCGCGACGGCGATTCACGCGGCGATGCGGCTTTCTGGAAAGCACAGGCCATTCTCATTGCCATCATCGAGACATTGCTTTCGGCAGAGCATGTCGCGGATGAAACGTATCGCGCAGGCGAAACCACCGCCGCTCCGGCGCGGTCAAAGACAACACGCGCGGTCAGAACATACCTGCGGGCGCACCTGAAAGAACGGATATCCCTTGACGACATCGCTGCAGGCACGCACCTGAGCACATCGACAATATCTCACATCTACAAAAAAGAATGCGGCGAAACGCCGATGGAAACGCTCGTGACACTGCGCATCGAACGGGCGAAGCTCCTCATCCTTCGCGGTGAAAAGCTCCGCGCAATAGCCGATGAGACCGGTTTTCTCGACGAGTTCCATCTCTCCCGATCGTTCAAGCGGTCAACGGGCATTTCCCCGCGCGACTACGTACGCCGGAATTTCAGATAGCACGATCACTTTTCCGCAGCGGATCCGCTGATCGCCTCGATCTGTTTTACCGCACGATAATGCCGTTCCACTGGCAGCCTCTTGTCGCAGTATGATGTCCAACTATTTTTTCTCAAGCTGCACATCATCGAACCATACCGTGCCTGCCGCATCCGTCGCATCCTTCGCGGCCAGGTAGTCGCCGAAGAGATATACGAGCAGTGTCGCCGCACCGTTGGGCACCGTCACCGTCGCACGATAACGCTTCCAGTCGCTCGTCCCTGTCGGCAACCCCGCGAAATTCGGCGCGCTCAGCCACTTGCCGTCCGCGGACTTGTACGCCACGCGCAGAAATGGAGCACTGTTGAGACAGTTCTCTGTACGAATATATGCCGAGACAGTATATTTTTCTCCGGGAACGCACGGGAATTCCTGTCGGAAGCATGGTGCCTTGCCGCTGTCAACCTTTGAAGCACTGATACGCGCGCTTTTCGCACCGGTGTACTTTACCGAGTCGTCGATTGCGAGACTCCCGGGATAGTACAGAAGCCAGCCCTTGGGGATACTCTTGCCGTCGACATCCTCGAACGAACCGTTCACGAGCATGTTCGATGCGATGCTCTCAGCAACGATGGCTCCATCGCTTTCGATGATCTTAACACCCTTGAACATGCCGCTCATCCCCACGGTATCCGTACATTTTACTGCGATAAGATTGCTTTTTCCCTGCAGCATGAGTGAGGTAATATCGAAATTGAACGGCATATCCCATCCCAAACCGTTCTCGCCAAGTATATGCTCGCCGATCTTTTTTCCGTTGAGATAGACGACCGAATCGCCGTCCACCGCCCCGAAGGCAAGCAGGAGCCGCCTGCCGTCCGCGACCGTCGGCGGCATGAACCATTTCCGATACCACGCACTGCCGTAGTATCCATTAAATCCCTGCTCCTGCCACCAGCGATCGGCATCCAACACAAGCCATCCGCGCGCAGTTGATTCATATTCGGGAAGGAAACACGATCCACCATTATTGTTCGCATCGGCAAAAAATCGCCACTCTTTGTCCAGCGTCTCGACTATCCGTGAATCACCGAACACCTCAAGCGAGGACTCTCTGAGCGCCTTCATTACCTTCCGTATAAAGCCCAACGGCTCGCCGTTTCTGCGGTTCTCGAACACCCCGTTATTTTCCTTATTCGTTACGAATGCTTCAATGTTTTCCAGTGTATTAAGCGCCCCGATGCTGTTGGCATTTTTTTCTGGTTCTCAAACACCCTTAATCCGCGCGGAATACGATGCGCAGCGGCTACATCGGCAAAACGCTTTTCATACGGCGCTTTGTCCTTTACCAATGCACGTGCCTCATCGATGAGCGGGTTGAGCGCTGCAAGCATCTCATCCGTAAAAAAACGGTCGAGCATATATCCGCCGCTGATGAAGAGCGGCCCGGACGGCACCGCACGTTCCATCGTTTCATAATACCGTTTCATAGGCAGCGCCGCCGGTCCGAAATAGTTCGTGTAGTAGAGGTCCATTTCCTTCTGCACATCAAGGTCCGGGTTCCACATCATCTTAACGGTGAGATACATCGTATTGCCCTGTCCCCCCCAATTCCCCACCGGCATGCAGTAAACACCGACCGCACCGTATTTCCGGTAATTTCGCATTCGATCGGTTATCATCCCGAGAATGGGCATTGGCCCGAGCCAGGCGTACCCGGTGAAATATTCATAGATCAAAAGTTCTGCGCCGAGCGGAGGATATCCTTTCAGCGTGGCCAGGAATCTGCTGTTCGGTTCGCTCGATGGATCTTCAAGATCACGATGCCAGTCGCTGTATGCAACATTAAAGGCGGCAGCCCAAACGATCGGTGCACCCTCGAGCTTTTTCACGAGCGTGGGGATCTCCGTGTGCTGATGATATGCGTACCACGTGAGCTTTAGCTCGGGATATACAGCCTGCACCTTTCGTGCGACGATATTATTGAAAGCGCATACGCGGTTCGCCGCCGATACGCCGCCCCCATGGCTGGTCTTGAGGTCCGGATCATCCATAGCCCGACATTGTTCACACTCGCACCAAGGCAGGGCATCATTGGGCTCAACGGAAACCGCCATGAGCTGCGGATTATCCCTGCGCTTTGCAATGAGGAATGCCGCGAACAACTCCTGCACTTCAGGATTTGAAAGACAGCGTTGGGAATCCGGTATCCGTTTCCCTTTCACCAGCGAAAAATATTCCGGATGCGTGCTGAAATATTTCTCCGCAGGCAGTATATACATATATGCGTGGCCGGTGTTCATTTGGAACGATCCGCCGTACCGTTGCATGTTCGTCCCGTATAATCCGGTATTGATATGATTGCGTACCCCCAAAGCATGGTACGCGATCCTTCGTCCGCGGTCTGTTCTCTTCCATCCTGACAATAATTGTGCATTCCCATCCGGTATCGATAGCCGGGCTGATGTTTTTTTCTCCCCGCAGGCAGTTCTATCCT
The Spirochaetota bacterium genome window above contains:
- a CDS encoding DUF4838 domain-containing protein; translated protein: MNTGHAYMYILPAEKYFSTHPEYFSLVKGKRIPDSQRCLSNPEVQELFAAFLIAKRRDNPQLMAVSVEPNDALPWCECEQCRAMDDPDLKTSHGGGVSAANRVCAFNNIVARKVQAVYPELKLTWYAYHQHTEIPTLVKKLEGAPIVWAAAFNVAYSDWHRDLEDPSSEPNSRFLATLKGYPPLGAELLIYEYFTGYAWLGPMPILGMITDRMRNYRKYGAVGVYCMPVGNWGGQGNTMYLTVKMMWNPDLDVQKEMDLYYTNYFGPAALPMKRYYETMERAVPSGPLFISGGYMLDRFFTDEMLAALNPLIDEARALVKDKAPYEKRFADVAAAHRIPRGLRVFENQKKMPTASGRLIHWKTLKHS
- a CDS encoding carbohydrate binding domain-containing protein; protein product: MKALRESSLEVFGDSRIVETLDKEWRFFADANNNGGSCFLPEYESTARGWLVLDADRWWQEQGFNGYYGSAWYRKWFMPPTVADGRRLLLAFGAVDGDSVVYLNGKKIGEHILGENGLGWDMPFNFDITSLMLQGKSNLIAVKCTDTVGMSGMFKGVKIIESDGAIVAESIASNMLVNGSFEDVDGKSIPKGWLLYYPGSLAIDDSVKYTGAKSARISASKVDSGKAPCFRQEFPCVPGEKYTVSAYIRTENCLNSAPFLRVAYKSADGKWLSAPNFAGLPTGTSDWKRYRATVTVPNGAATLLVYLFGDYLAAKDATDAAGTVWFDDVQLEKK
- a CDS encoding AraC family transcriptional regulator; translation: MTIGHTWTNDCSLAPKIVNATVSERESLFSKSAIKHTVWARDYSITNCGSYRIDDGKWRERLPHTAHLYPPKTAYWEDSVRTKRSVESAFVLFTGGETANLQALIRRPHHYARFEDPEERIGAMIIDAARDGDSRGDAAFWKAQAILIAIIETLLSAEHVADETYRAGETTAAPARSKTTRAVRTYLRAHLKERISLDDIAAGTHLSTSTISHIYKKECGETPMETLVTLRIERAKLLILRGEKLRAIADETGFLDEFHLSRSFKRSTGISPRDYVRRNFR